The region CACATTATTCAGAATCTTTTCCCTGGAAAGGGCGATTCCCTGATTCTCCACAAAGTAGGTGAGGAGCTCAAACTCCTTAAAGCTCAGATCAATCTCCTGCCCGTCTATGGTAACCTGGTGGGCCGCCTTATCAATGCAAATACCTCCCACATTCACGCTGTCCGCGGAAGCCACATTCGTCCTCCTGAGGATGGCCTCCACCCGTGCCACCAGAATCTTCGGACTAAAGGGCTTGGATATATACTCGTCCACTCCCAGGGAAAAACCCTGGAGCTCGTCTCTCTCCTCACTTCTGGCTGTCAGCATAATGACCGGTACCTGGGAATACTTGCGGATGGTCCTCAGCACTTCCCAGCCGTCCATCTTCGGCATCATAACATCCAAAAGCACCAGGGCAATGTCCTTTTGCGCAAAGAATACGTCCACCGCCTCCTCGCCGTCTCCCGCCTCTATGACCGCAAACCCTTTATTGGTGAGGAAATCCTTTACCAGCTTCCTCATTCTGGCCTCGTCGTCCACTACTAATATCTTAAGTGTATCCATGATACTGCCTCCTTACATATAATCTGGCTTTTTTTCATTCTTTTATAGGAATTATTTTAACAAAAATCAAGGAACATTTCCATCATTTCACACAAGTTTCACAACTGGGCATCCGATAGAACAGGCGCCACCGGGCGCGCTTTCCTATGAACTGAAAAAAGCCCCGGGATTTCTCCCGGAGCCGTTCCTCTGTATCATAATTATCCTGATTATTCTTCCTCGTCCTCGCCCACCAGCTCATCGTATTCCTGGGCATCCAGCA is a window of Enterocloster clostridioformis DNA encoding:
- a CDS encoding response regulator transcription factor → MDTLKILVVDDEARMRKLVKDFLTNKGFAVIEAGDGEEAVDVFFAQKDIALVLLDVMMPKMDGWEVLRTIRKYSQVPVIMLTARSEERDELQGFSLGVDEYISKPFSPKILVARVEAILRRTNVASADSVNVGGICIDKAAHQVTIDGQEIDLSFKEFELLTYFVENQGIALSREKILNNVWNYDYFGDARTIDTHVKKLRSKMGEKGEYIKTIWGMGYKFEVSEG